The proteins below come from a single Bartonella schoenbuchensis R1 genomic window:
- the odhB gene encoding 2-oxoglutarate dehydrogenase complex dihydrolipoyllysine-residue succinyltransferase, which yields MASEIRVPTLGESVTEATIGKWFKQCGEAVAVDEPLVELETDKVTVEVPAPVAGKLSEILAKEGDTVEVNALLGLIEAGAAGASSSSASSLSAPSPAAASGPASSSLGGGAMPPAPSAAKLMAENNIEKDKISGSGKRGQILKGDVLDALTQKTGAGASVPVSSSSSNEMREERVRMTKLRQTIARRLKDAQNTAAMLTTFNEVDMSAVMDLRKRYKDLFEKKHNVKLGFMGFFTKAVCHALKELPAVNAEIDGTDIVYKNYVNAGIAVGTDKGLVVPVVRDADQMSISEIEKEIGRLGRLAREGKLAVSDMQGGTFTITNGGVYGSLMSTPILNAPQSGILGMHAIKERAMVVGGQVVIRPMMYLALSYDHRIVDGQEAVTFLVRVKESLEDPERLVLDL from the coding sequence ATGGCTAGTGAAATCCGTGTTCCTACTTTGGGCGAATCGGTTACTGAAGCAACAATTGGCAAATGGTTTAAACAGTGTGGTGAAGCCGTTGCTGTAGATGAGCCTTTGGTTGAATTGGAAACTGATAAAGTAACGGTTGAAGTTCCTGCACCTGTTGCAGGGAAATTATCAGAAATTCTTGCAAAAGAAGGTGATACAGTTGAAGTGAATGCTCTTTTAGGGTTGATTGAAGCGGGAGCTGCTGGTGCTTCGTCATCGTCTGCATCTTCTCTTTCTGCACCAAGTCCGGCTGCAGCATCTGGACCAGCATCATCTTCTTTGGGTGGTGGTGCAATGCCTCCTGCTCCTTCAGCAGCAAAGTTGATGGCTGAAAATAATATTGAAAAAGATAAAATTTCAGGTTCTGGCAAACGCGGACAGATTCTCAAAGGAGATGTTCTTGATGCGTTAACGCAAAAAACAGGAGCAGGTGCTTCTGTGCCGGTTTCTTCATCTTCATCTAATGAAATGCGTGAAGAGCGCGTTCGTATGACAAAATTACGTCAAACGATTGCTCGTCGTCTTAAGGATGCACAAAATACAGCAGCTATGTTAACGACATTTAATGAAGTTGATATGTCTGCAGTAATGGATTTGCGTAAGCGTTATAAAGATCTTTTTGAAAAGAAACACAATGTTAAGCTTGGCTTTATGGGCTTTTTTACCAAAGCTGTTTGCCATGCATTAAAAGAACTTCCTGCAGTTAATGCTGAGATTGATGGGACGGATATTGTTTATAAAAACTATGTCAATGCTGGAATTGCGGTTGGAACAGATAAAGGGCTTGTTGTTCCGGTTGTTCGTGACGCAGACCAAATGTCAATTTCAGAGATTGAAAAAGAAATTGGTCGTTTAGGGCGCCTTGCTCGTGAGGGAAAATTGGCGGTTTCTGATATGCAGGGTGGAACATTCACTATTACCAATGGTGGTGTTTATGGGTCATTAATGTCGACGCCAATTTTAAATGCACCACAGTCTGGTATTTTAGGGATGCATGCGATTAAAGAACGTGCAATGGTTGTTGGAGGGCAAGTTGTGATCCGCCCAATGATGTATTTAGCGCTTTCTTATGATCACCGTATTGTCGATGGGCAAGAGGCTGTAACTTTCCTTGTACGTGTCAAGGAAAGTTTAGAAGATCCGGAGCGTCTTGTTCTTGATTTGTAG
- a CDS encoding 2-oxoglutarate dehydrogenase E1 component: MTRQNEINGLFAQTSFLYGGNADYIDQLYAEYEKNPTNVDEQWRAFFESFQDSKEDVLKNAEGATWQRDHWPLKASGELVCALDGDWSAFEKYLGDKLKAKAAVQKGAASSKQDIVQATRDSIQALMMIRAYRTYGHLRARLDPLQLAEKPEDYKELSPETYGFSSADYERPIFIDNVLGLEYATIPQMLEILNRVYCSTIGAEYMHISDPAQRVWIQERIEGSGKQTAFTQEDKKAILNKLIEAEGFEQFLDTKYKGAKRFGLDGGEALIPALEQIIKCGNALGVQEILVGMAHRGRLNVLSQVLAKPHRAIFHEFKGGSYKPDDVAGSGDVKYHLGASADREINGQKVHLSLLPNPSHLEIIDPVVIGKARAKQDQLVGPARTDVIPLSERSKVMPVLIHGDAAFAGQGVLQETFGLSGLKGYSVAGSIHVIVNNQIGFTTNPRFSRSSSYSSDIAKMIGAPIFHVNGDDPEAVVFAAKIATEFRQTFHKPVVIDMFCYRRYGHNEGDEPSFTQPLMYKAIRNHKTTVQLYSDQLVAQGVVGLEEIERQKKEWRDKLEIEFEAGASYNPDKADWLDGNWSGLKAASDAEEQCCGATGVELKTLKEIGQKLVEVPSSFHVHKTIQRFLNNRAKMFETGEGIDWATAEALAFGSLCLEGTPIRLSGEDVERGTFSQRHSVLYDQENETRYIPLNNLQKEQALYEVVNSMLSEEAVLGFEYGYSLAEPRGLTLWEAQFGDFANGAQVIFDQFISSAEHKWLRMSGLVCLLPHGFEGQGPEHSSARLERYLQLCAEDNMQVANCTTPANYFHILRRQIKRDFRKPLILMTPKSLLRHKRAVSSLSEMGPKTNFHHLLLDDAQCLKDSAIKLQKDDKIRRVVLCTGKVYYDLYEEREKRGIDNVYLLRVEQLYPFPAKALADVLSRFLQAEIVWCQEEPKNMGAWSFIEPYLEQVLTRINAKYSRARYTGRPASASPAAGLMSKHLEQLAAFLEDALGS, translated from the coding sequence ATGACAAGGCAGAATGAGATAAATGGTCTTTTTGCGCAAACGTCGTTTCTGTATGGTGGGAATGCAGATTATATAGATCAGCTTTATGCCGAATACGAAAAAAATCCCACGAATGTGGATGAGCAATGGCGTGCTTTTTTTGAGAGTTTTCAAGACAGTAAAGAAGATGTTCTTAAAAATGCTGAAGGGGCAACATGGCAGCGTGACCATTGGCCGTTAAAGGCAAGTGGAGAATTGGTTTGTGCTTTAGATGGTGATTGGTCTGCCTTTGAAAAGTATTTAGGTGATAAGTTAAAGGCAAAAGCCGCTGTGCAAAAAGGGGCGGCTTCTAGCAAACAAGATATTGTTCAAGCAACTCGAGATTCTATTCAAGCGCTTATGATGATCCGTGCTTATCGGACATATGGGCATCTTCGTGCGCGGCTTGATCCGCTCCAGTTGGCAGAAAAACCTGAGGATTATAAAGAACTGTCTCCAGAAACTTATGGTTTTAGTTCTGCAGATTATGAACGCCCGATTTTTATTGATAATGTGTTAGGGTTAGAATACGCAACCATTCCACAAATGCTTGAGATTCTTAACCGTGTTTATTGTTCAACAATTGGTGCAGAATATATGCATATTTCTGATCCCGCTCAAAGAGTGTGGATTCAAGAGCGTATTGAAGGATCAGGTAAGCAGACTGCTTTCACACAGGAAGATAAAAAAGCTATTCTCAACAAGCTTATAGAAGCAGAAGGTTTTGAACAGTTTTTGGATACAAAATATAAAGGCGCAAAGCGTTTTGGTCTTGATGGTGGTGAGGCGCTTATTCCTGCTCTTGAACAAATTATTAAGTGTGGAAATGCTTTAGGTGTGCAAGAGATTCTTGTTGGAATGGCTCACCGTGGCCGTTTAAATGTTCTTTCACAAGTTCTGGCAAAACCGCACCGGGCTATTTTTCATGAATTTAAAGGTGGTTCTTATAAGCCTGATGATGTGGCAGGATCGGGTGATGTAAAATATCACTTAGGAGCTTCAGCTGACCGTGAAATTAATGGTCAAAAAGTTCATTTATCGCTTTTACCTAATCCATCTCATCTTGAAATTATTGATCCGGTTGTTATTGGAAAAGCGCGTGCTAAACAAGATCAACTTGTTGGCCCTGCACGCACTGATGTTATTCCATTAAGTGAGCGTTCAAAAGTAATGCCTGTGTTAATTCATGGTGATGCAGCTTTTGCGGGGCAAGGCGTTCTTCAGGAAACTTTTGGTCTTTCAGGTTTAAAAGGTTATAGTGTTGCGGGCTCTATCCATGTAATTGTCAATAATCAGATTGGATTTACAACTAATCCGCGCTTTTCACGCTCTTCATCTTATTCATCGGATATTGCGAAGATGATTGGTGCGCCAATTTTTCATGTGAATGGTGATGATCCTGAAGCGGTTGTTTTTGCAGCAAAAATAGCAACAGAGTTCCGTCAAACTTTTCATAAGCCGGTGGTGATTGATATGTTCTGTTATCGCCGTTATGGACACAATGAAGGCGATGAACCTTCTTTTACGCAACCTCTTATGTATAAAGCAATTCGTAACCACAAGACGACAGTTCAACTTTACAGTGACCAGTTGGTAGCACAAGGAGTTGTTGGTTTAGAAGAAATTGAGCGCCAAAAGAAAGAATGGCGCGATAAGCTTGAAATTGAATTTGAAGCAGGTGCTTCTTATAACCCCGATAAAGCTGATTGGCTTGATGGAAATTGGTCAGGCTTGAAGGCAGCTAGTGATGCTGAAGAACAGTGTTGTGGTGCAACAGGCGTTGAGTTGAAAACTTTAAAGGAAATTGGGCAAAAGCTTGTCGAGGTTCCATCAAGTTTTCATGTCCATAAAACTATTCAGCGTTTTTTAAACAATCGTGCTAAAATGTTTGAGACCGGTGAAGGAATTGATTGGGCAACAGCTGAGGCTTTAGCTTTTGGTTCACTTTGTTTAGAGGGAACACCAATTCGTCTTTCTGGTGAAGATGTTGAACGTGGGACCTTTTCGCAACGTCATTCAGTTCTTTATGACCAAGAAAATGAAACACGTTATATTCCTTTGAATAATTTACAAAAAGAGCAAGCACTTTATGAAGTTGTAAATTCCATGCTCTCTGAGGAAGCGGTTCTTGGTTTTGAGTATGGATATTCACTTGCTGAACCACGTGGTTTAACGCTTTGGGAAGCACAATTTGGTGATTTTGCTAATGGTGCACAGGTCATTTTTGATCAATTTATTTCATCTGCAGAGCATAAATGGCTTCGTATGTCTGGTCTTGTCTGTTTGTTACCTCATGGTTTTGAGGGGCAAGGGCCAGAGCACTCTTCGGCACGTTTGGAGCGTTATCTTCAACTTTGTGCAGAAGATAATATGCAGGTCGCTAATTGTACAACTCCTGCAAATTATTTTCATATTTTACGGAGACAAATTAAACGCGATTTCCGGAAACCATTGATTTTGATGACGCCTAAATCACTTTTGCGTCATAAACGGGCGGTTTCTTCTTTAAGCGAAATGGGGCCAAAAACGAATTTCCACCATTTATTGCTTGATGATGCGCAATGTCTTAAAGATTCTGCGATTAAATTACAAAAAGATGATAAGATCCGCCGTGTTGTTCTTTGTACGGGTAAGGTTTATTATGATCTTTATGAGGAGCGTGAAAAAAGGGGAATTGATAATGTTTATTTGCTTCGTGTTGAGCAGCTTTATCCTTTTCCAGCAAAAGCTTTAGCGGATGTGCTGTCACGCTTTTTACAAGCTGAAATTGTTTGGTGCCAGGAAGAACCCAAAAATATGGGAGCGTGGTCGTTTATTGAGCCTTACTTAGAACAGGTTTTGACCCGTATTAATGCAAAATATTCACGTGCGCGTTATACTGGGCGCCCTGCGAGTGCATCGCCAGCTGCTGGATTAATGTCTAAACATCTTGAACAACTTGCCGCGTTTCTTGAAGACGCGTTGGGTTCTTAA
- the sucD gene encoding succinate--CoA ligase subunit alpha: MSILVNKNTKVLVQGLTGKTGTFHTEQALAYHGTQMVGGINPKKGGETWEGSKGETLPIFASVAEGKEKTGADASVIYVPPAGAAAAIIEAIEAEIGLIVCITEGIPVMDMVEVKAKLEQSQSRLIGPNCPGILTPNECKIGIMPGSIFKKGSVGIVSRSGTLTYEAVFQTSREDLGQTTAIGIGGDPVKGTEFIDVLEMFLADDETESIVMIGEIGGSAEEEAAQFIKDEAKKGRKKPMVGFIAGRTAPPGRTMGHAGAVISGGKGGAEDKISAMESAGIRVSPSPSQIGKTLVSVLKG; the protein is encoded by the coding sequence ATGTCGATTCTTGTCAATAAAAATACAAAAGTTTTAGTTCAAGGGCTTACAGGGAAAACGGGAACGTTTCACACAGAACAGGCACTTGCTTATCATGGTACGCAAATGGTTGGCGGTATTAACCCTAAAAAAGGGGGTGAAACGTGGGAAGGGTCAAAAGGAGAAACTCTCCCTATTTTTGCCAGTGTTGCAGAGGGTAAAGAAAAAACGGGTGCTGATGCTTCTGTTATTTATGTGCCACCTGCAGGTGCTGCAGCAGCTATTATAGAGGCTATAGAGGCTGAGATCGGTTTAATTGTCTGTATTACAGAAGGCATACCGGTTATGGATATGGTTGAAGTTAAGGCTAAATTAGAACAATCACAATCACGCTTAATTGGCCCTAATTGTCCTGGTATTCTCACGCCTAATGAATGTAAGATTGGTATTATGCCCGGTTCTATTTTTAAGAAGGGTTCTGTTGGTATTGTTTCACGGTCGGGAACTTTAACCTATGAAGCAGTGTTTCAAACGAGTCGTGAAGATCTTGGGCAGACAACTGCTATTGGTATTGGAGGTGATCCTGTTAAGGGGACTGAATTTATCGATGTATTGGAAATGTTTTTGGCTGATGATGAAACCGAGTCTATTGTTATGATCGGAGAAATTGGTGGTTCCGCTGAAGAAGAAGCGGCACAATTTATCAAAGACGAAGCCAAAAAAGGCCGTAAAAAACCGATGGTTGGTTTTATTGCTGGTCGTACAGCCCCTCCAGGGCGTACAATGGGGCATGCTGGAGCGGTGATTTCTGGTGGTAAAGGTGGTGCAGAAGATAAGATTTCTGCAATGGAATCTGCTGGAATTCGTGTTTCTCCTTCACCGTCACAAATTGGTAAGACTTTGGTTTCAGTTTTGAAGGGATAA
- the mdh gene encoding malate dehydrogenase: MARKKIALIGSGMIGGTLAHMIGLKELGDVVLFDIMEGMPQGKALDIAESSPVDGFDVNLTGSNAYEAIEGADVIIVTAGVARKPGMSRDDLLGINLKVMEQVGAGIKKYAPSAFVICITNPLDVMVWALQKFSGLPVQKVVGMAGVLDSARFRYFLSEEFNVSVKDITAFVLGGHGDSMVPLVRYSTVGGIPLPDLVKMGWTTQEKLDQIVQRTRDGGAEIVSLLKTGSAFYAPASSAVSMAEAYLKDTKRVVPVAAYLSGEYGIKDMYVGVPVVVGAGGVERVVEIDLNRDEKDAFEKSVDAVQRLCEACVSIAPNLKK, translated from the coding sequence ATGGCACGAAAGAAAATAGCTCTTATTGGCTCCGGTATGATTGGGGGTACTTTAGCACATATGATTGGGCTTAAAGAACTTGGTGATGTCGTCTTGTTTGATATTATGGAGGGAATGCCGCAGGGTAAAGCTCTCGATATAGCTGAATCTTCACCGGTTGATGGTTTTGATGTCAATTTAACAGGTTCTAATGCTTATGAGGCAATTGAAGGAGCTGATGTTATTATTGTAACTGCAGGTGTTGCGCGCAAGCCTGGTATGAGTCGTGATGACCTTTTAGGGATTAATCTAAAAGTTATGGAACAGGTTGGTGCAGGAATTAAAAAATATGCACCTTCAGCGTTTGTTATCTGTATTACAAATCCTCTTGATGTGATGGTTTGGGCGTTACAGAAATTTTCAGGTCTTCCGGTGCAAAAAGTTGTTGGTATGGCCGGTGTTCTTGATTCGGCGCGGTTTCGTTATTTCTTGTCTGAAGAATTTAACGTTTCTGTTAAAGATATAACAGCGTTTGTTTTAGGGGGGCATGGTGATTCGATGGTGCCTTTGGTGCGCTATTCAACTGTTGGTGGTATTCCTTTGCCTGATCTTGTTAAGATGGGTTGGACAACTCAAGAAAAACTTGATCAAATTGTTCAACGTACGCGTGATGGTGGTGCGGAAATTGTAAGTTTGCTCAAAACAGGTTCTGCTTTTTATGCACCAGCTTCTTCTGCCGTTTCTATGGCTGAAGCTTATTTGAAAGATACTAAGCGTGTTGTTCCTGTTGCTGCTTATCTTTCAGGTGAATATGGCATCAAAGATATGTATGTTGGTGTTCCTGTTGTTGTTGGTGCTGGTGGTGTTGAAAGAGTGGTTGAAATTGATCTTAATAGGGATGAAAAAGATGCTTTCGAAAAGTCAGTCGACGCAGTGCAAAGGCTCTGTGAGGCTTGCGTTTCTATTGCGCCTAATCTTAAAAAATAA
- the zapE gene encoding cell division protein ZapE: MVLVSTRYESLVSKGEINSDPAQLALIKYFDCLLQEILAQNTFQSWAFWRRFKRKKQPCLRVLEQNDNHGRIQGLYIYGEVGRGKTMLMDLFFSCLPQGSKKRAHFNDFMADVHERIKIHRQMLKGTKTKQDDPILAVAKDLAQEARVLCFDEFSVTDIADAMVLYRLITALFDHGVIFVATSNVAPDDLYRNGLNRELFLPFIQILKTHVNVVNLDAKTDYRLEKSDLHHVYVTPLGPAADASMNQAWEFVLQGQKEMSDTLSVRGRFIHIARSGAGCVRFDYQDLCAKPLAAAEYLALGERYHTVFIDNVPVMDDTHRNETKRFILLIDTLYERHIRLFMSMAAGLEDLYQGYWQTTETFEFQRIQSRLFEMQSQDYLDIWKKQFLDKIK, from the coding sequence ATGGTTTTAGTTTCGACGCGCTATGAAAGTTTAGTTTCCAAAGGAGAAATTAATTCGGATCCAGCTCAATTAGCTTTAATAAAATATTTTGATTGTTTGCTGCAGGAAATTTTGGCACAAAATACTTTTCAGTCTTGGGCATTTTGGCGTCGCTTTAAAAGAAAAAAACAACCCTGTTTACGTGTTTTAGAACAAAATGATAATCATGGTCGTATTCAGGGGCTATATATTTATGGTGAAGTAGGGCGTGGCAAAACCATGTTAATGGATTTGTTTTTCTCTTGTTTACCGCAAGGCAGTAAAAAACGCGCCCATTTCAATGATTTTATGGCTGATGTCCATGAACGTATCAAAATACATCGTCAGATGCTTAAAGGCACAAAAACTAAACAAGATGATCCTATTTTAGCTGTTGCAAAAGATCTTGCACAAGAAGCGCGCGTGCTTTGTTTTGATGAATTTAGTGTAACAGATATTGCAGATGCTATGGTACTCTACCGCCTTATTACGGCTTTGTTTGATCATGGGGTTATTTTCGTTGCCACTTCGAATGTTGCTCCTGATGATCTTTATCGTAATGGTTTGAATCGAGAGCTTTTTTTGCCTTTTATTCAAATTTTAAAGACCCATGTTAACGTTGTTAATCTTGATGCAAAAACAGATTATCGTCTTGAAAAGTCAGATCTACACCATGTGTATGTAACACCGTTAGGGCCTGCGGCAGATGCAAGCATGAATCAGGCATGGGAGTTTGTGCTGCAGGGTCAAAAAGAAATGTCTGATACTCTATCTGTAAGGGGGCGCTTTATTCATATTGCACGTTCTGGTGCAGGGTGTGTGCGCTTTGATTATCAAGATCTGTGTGCAAAGCCTTTGGCAGCAGCTGAGTATTTAGCGTTAGGAGAGCGTTATCATACAGTTTTTATTGATAATGTTCCGGTGATGGATGATACACATCGTAATGAAACAAAACGGTTTATTTTGCTTATTGATACCCTTTATGAACGCCACATAAGACTGTTTATGTCAATGGCAGCAGGGCTTGAAGATTTATATCAAGGGTACTGGCAAACAACAGAAACATTTGAGTTTCAAAGAATACAATCACGTCTTTTTGAAATGCAAAGCCAAGACTATCTAGATATTTGGAAAAAACAGTTTTTGGATAAAATAAAATGA
- a CDS encoding AprI/Inh family metalloprotease inhibitor, producing the protein MIFSRISVFIALSAITILSGCSTSRFGNNGNTREVIYPVQQMSESVTESDLTEIETSVSSISESEYPSSEIQEASIELPGNTVDLFPASIAGVWNLSVNGKVCRVATPQTKFGQGYRAGPLLCPKIFSGVKSWAIKGKRLYFYDDSGHAVAAFYSTNGNYFEGRTFDNQPVFLSR; encoded by the coding sequence ATGATCTTTTCAAGAATTTCAGTTTTCATTGCACTATCAGCTATAACTATTTTAAGTGGTTGTTCAACATCCCGATTTGGGAATAATGGTAACACACGAGAGGTTATTTATCCTGTTCAGCAGATGTCGGAATCTGTAACAGAATCTGATCTTACAGAAATTGAAACGTCTGTTTCTTCAATAAGTGAGAGTGAATATCCTAGTAGTGAAATACAAGAAGCGAGTATTGAGCTACCAGGTAATACTGTTGATTTATTTCCTGCCAGTATTGCTGGTGTGTGGAATTTGTCTGTAAACGGTAAAGTTTGCCGAGTTGCAACCCCACAGACAAAATTTGGTCAAGGGTACCGTGCTGGTCCTTTACTTTGTCCAAAAATATTTTCTGGAGTTAAATCATGGGCTATCAAGGGAAAGAGATTATATTTCTATGATGACTCAGGGCACGCTGTAGCTGCTTTTTATTCCACCAATGGGAATTATTTTGAGGGGCGTACATTTGATAACCAGCCAGTTTTTTTAAGCCGTTGA
- the dapF gene encoding diaminopimelate epimerase gives MKIPFSKMNGLGNQIIVADMRESAHNITPQAIFTLAVDPQTHFDQIMAIHPPIQNDTDFRIEIWNADGSIAKACGNGTRCVIEWLSNHTLNKSFRLETPAGVVEGERQSNGLICVDMGCPHLNAKDMPVSREISDTNHVKITAGPLQDACLVSVGNLHAIFFVDHNIQSIPLEKYGPKLEHDPLFPERCNISIAFITSQKSLTLRTWERGAGLTKACGSAACASAVAAYRRGLTERHIDVNLPGGTLAIHYREDNHIVMTGQAEYEFNGLFDPLTGAYEKDYS, from the coding sequence ATGAAGATACCTTTCAGCAAAATGAATGGTCTTGGAAATCAAATCATTGTTGCTGATATGCGTGAAAGCGCACATAATATCACACCACAAGCAATTTTTACCCTAGCTGTAGATCCCCAAACACATTTTGATCAAATTATGGCTATTCATCCACCAATTCAAAATGATACAGACTTTCGCATCGAAATATGGAATGCTGATGGTTCAATAGCAAAAGCCTGCGGTAATGGTACACGTTGTGTTATCGAATGGCTTTCAAATCACACCCTTAATAAAAGCTTTCGATTAGAAACACCTGCCGGAGTTGTTGAAGGTGAACGCCAAAGTAATGGTCTTATTTGCGTTGATATGGGGTGTCCACATCTTAATGCAAAAGATATGCCTGTTTCACGCGAAATATCCGATACTAATCACGTAAAAATAACTGCCGGCCCTCTACAGGATGCCTGTCTTGTATCTGTCGGAAATCTGCATGCTATTTTTTTCGTCGATCACAATATTCAATCTATTCCATTAGAAAAATATGGACCAAAGCTTGAACATGACCCACTTTTTCCAGAACGGTGTAATATCTCTATTGCTTTTATAACATCACAAAAAAGTCTAACCTTACGCACATGGGAGCGGGGAGCTGGATTAACAAAAGCATGTGGGAGCGCTGCTTGCGCTAGTGCTGTAGCCGCTTACCGACGTGGATTAACTGAACGCCATATTGATGTAAATCTACCAGGAGGAACACTTGCTATTCATTATCGAGAAGATAACCATATTGTCATGACAGGCCAGGCAGAATATGAATTCAACGGTCTTTTTGATCCCCTAACAGGAGCTTATGAAAAGGATTATTCCTGA